Sequence from the Chthoniobacterales bacterium genome:
GCAAACGGACTTGGGGAGGGTGTGGTTGATTGCTTTGTTTGCTATCTCGCAGGGCATAGCCGCCCAATTCACGAGGTTTTATTTTCCACAGATCAACCTCTCGACCTCGCCTACGAGGGGGAGTTTCTTGGCCTAACCCGTGAATCTGTCTCGCTCGACGAATTGAAAGAGGCGCGTTCGCATCTGAGGGCATGTTTGGCCAACGCCTTGGAATTGCGGCATAGGGATTTCCTGCTCAGCGTGGCACGCGCCGAGCCGGAGTGGAGCTTGATGCCGTTCGAGCATCTGGCGGAGTTGCCGGCGCTACGGTGGAAGCAGGAAAATTTGCGAAAACTCAAAAAAACGAACCCCGAAAAATTCAGAAAGCAGGCCGACGAGTTGTTAAAGCGGCTGGGGTAGGACTATTGGCGATGGGGAGTTTTAGATGATGGGTGATCCCCAAGGGTGGTATTTTCACGGCCAAAAAACGGCCAATTTCAGGCCTCTCCCAGGAGTTTTTACTCCTTTATGGCGAGGCCCAAAGTGGGTGTTCATGACACGGCGCTTCAGCGCACGTCTCTCCTTATGAGGGGAGTGGGCAGGAGTGGATTCGAACCACTGAAGGCAAGAGCCAGCAGATTTACAGTCTGCCCCGTTTGGCCACTCCGGAACCTGCCCTGAATTGCGCGTCGTCTATGTCTCAAGAACCGACGCGCGGTTCGAGGACTATGCGTTTAATGACGATTTTTTCCAAGGGAAAGTTGTTGCGGTCAGTGCGTTGCCGGCTGATGGCATCGAGCACGTCGAGACCATCAAGCACGCGGCCGAAGACGGTGTATTGACCGTTGAGCGCAGGCATGGGCTTGAGCGTGACATAAAACTGGCTGCCGTTGGAGACGCGCGCGGGATTGATCTTGGTGTCGAGGCGCGCGGCGGCGACGGATCCCTTGACGTGCGGCAGACGGATCTCGGCCGGCACGGTCCAACCCGGGCCACCGGTGCCGGTGCGGTCTGTCGGGCCGCGCTTGCTGTAGGGGTCACCCGTCTGCACGAGCGTCCCGGGAAACGCGCGGTGAAACTGCATTCCGCGGTAATATTTTTGACGGACGAGCGTCTTGAAGTTTTCCACGTGCTGCGGGGCGGCGTTGTCATAGAGGCCGATGACGACGCGACGCAAATCGCGGTCGTCACCGATTTTGACATCCATCACGGCCACATCGGGGCCGAGTTGCTGCGCGTGCGAAGACGCAGACGCGGCGAGAAGGATCACGCCGGCAACCAAGGCGCGGAGGCACTGCTTCATCTCGGGACGGCTCAGCTTTCTTTCTTGGCCGGGGCGGTGGCTGACGGCGCGGGGGCGGGCAGCTTGTTCTCGACCTTGGCCTCCGAGCGGATGCTTTCGATCACGCCGCGGACGATCTCGCGGCGCTTGGGCTCCTCGAGGTAGCGCTTGATCTGCTCCTTTGATTCGTCAAAGGACAGCGTGCCGGGAGCTTTGCGTCCGGTGACTTTGATCACGTGCCAGCCGAACTGGGTCTTCACCGGCTCCTTGCTGATTTCGCCTTCTTTGAGGGCAAAAGCGGCATTGGCGAACTCCGGAACCATGCGCTCCTTCGGGAAAAAGTTGAGGTCGCCGCCGG
This genomic interval carries:
- a CDS encoding peptidylprolyl isomerase, giving the protein MDVKIGDDRDLRRVVIGLYDNAAPQHVENFKTLVRQKYYRGMQFHRAFPGTLVQTGDPYSKRGPTDRTGTGGPGWTVPAEIRLPHVKGSVAAARLDTKINPARVSNGSQFYVTLKPMPALNGQYTVFGRVLDGLDVLDAISRQRTDRNNFPLEKIVIKRIVLEPRVGS